CCTGAACTCATTCATGATAAAGGAAATTATGGAGTTTAACTAAAGAAGATACTTAATTTAAATACCTGCTATAGGGCAATTACCTGTTCACAGAACATTCATACAAACTGATTCAAGTATCTGAATTGTTTTGAGAGCTCCTTTTTCAAAGCATCACATAGTTTCACATGACCAACTGTTCTTTCACTTATACCACTGTACTTGAGAAATACAAATTACTGCTACAGCTATTTCTTTTggatgactttttaaaaaggaagctTACTCAAAAGTCAATTTCTACCTGTGGCAGGACAATTCACATATTCAGCATTCTCTACAAGTATTTCTGAAGATCAACTTTTTTAATGCACAGCTTCACTTGAAATTCCATTCCAGTGCTACAATATTTAATAGTATTTTAGCAGAGCATATGCTTGAAAGATATTTGGTGTGTCAGATCTACCTAAGTCTGAAAATATCACTCCTGAAAGATACCTACAACAGACAGGGGTTAGAGGAACTCAGTCATTCTTTGCTGTGCTATTTGGCACTCCAAATACATCTTTTAGTTTACATAAACTAAAGATTACACTGCAGTGTTCCAGAAGAAAGCTATTCCAGTCCTGACAGCAGGACCCACAGCCTGATACTACGGACTCTTTGCATCTTTTATCTCTTAGGAAAAAGCACAGTAGCATAACAGAAGCTTAACAGCTTTGAATTGCTATGTAGCTGTATAACATCAGGTCCTATTCCAGGCTTAAGCCCTCTGAGCACAGCTGTCAGCTTCTCACTGACACACTGAAGTCCTGAAGATTCCCATTAATAATAGAGATCTTAATTTTGGGTAAAGTTCATATTTTCAGTTTGTCAAATGCTGCTACATCataaacaaaacacagcagatCTAACACTCAATAAAATGACACTATAAGAACTATTTCCAATGGCACCACCAATAACCTGTTCTACCAGTGCACCAACTAAACCTGAATCTCCAGTCTCCTTACGTTTCTCCATCCAGCCCATCTTCTTTTTCAATAATTGTAACAGTTTGATTGAAGACAGCATCTTGAAAAACATTGCCCTAGAACAAAGTTTGCACATAACattttaaattgatttcttCAACACATACACAAACGTTTACCTTTTTCTCGGAGAAATTCTAAAAAGCAGCAACTCCTGCACAAGACTTCCTTAAGATTGTAAGTTATGCTAGTTTCACTCAACACATAAAAGCACAAATGTTTTGTTGCCCTCTACAGTTCTAAGACACCTCAGCTTCCACTGCTGATACAACTTTAAGTGCATGTAGGCAATCACTTGCTATGCTTATGTATCCACTGATTTGCTTAAATACTACAGAGGCATCACTTTCTGGAGAGATATTTAACTAAGCAGTTCCTTCCCGACACCTCCAGATGAACTAAAAAGATTCAAATGAATTGGAGCACTGGGCTTACACTTGCATCTCTGTAGTTGAGATTGATAACCAGACCAAAAGGACGACCACCCATAGGCTCAGCAGGGATGAAGGAGTACTCAAACGTGGCTTGTCTCTGTGGTGGAACTACTGTGTTCAGAGAGAGAGCTGTGAAGTTCTGGATGTAAAACTGGTAGTCTTGAGGGTATCGGAAAGAAGCATCGAGAGAATCAACAATGAAATCCTCTGTACCCTTATTGGTGAAGCCCACCAGAAATTTTACAATGTTGTTTGCTGGAAAGTctgaaacacacaaaaaaaatttcaatcATAAGAAACCTCACGCACCACCCACAGCCAATTCTAAACAGAGAGCACCCAGAACAGACTCTGTGGTTTCACTGGTTTAGGCAAACACTGATGTAGTCTAAGCAACAGTAAAGAGAATGGTGCATTAGCAGAGGACTCTTACCTTCACCTTTCACAAATAAGATGGTTGTATCAGCACTAGGTGAGGCTTTAGGTTCTCCTGACAagtcttcttcctctttttcttctgtctaaGACAAGAGACTTTTTTGAAAAATCCTATAATGAACAGTGAAGCAAAAACCATGCTTGGTTCACAAGAATCCCATGTGTCAAAGCATGCAACAGTGGCAAGTATTTGTACCaaatcctgctcctgcaggattAGCACCATAGTCTGTTCTCCCTCTAGATTTGCTGAGCATCCCTTTCAGCACTTATCTTTCTACTTGTTATATATGACACAGTGACTAAACTGAACTACATTTAGCTCTATTGAAGGGTTTGGAATCAAAAAGCTTCAGTAAAGCTTCTGTTTGGGGGTGGAGGGAAAAGAATAGAATCTAAACATTAAGTGTTCACATGTAAGCTGTTTCTAGTTAGAAAACAAGCATTTCAAAATAAAGACAGACATAAACCAAATTACTTTCACTACAAGGAGTGTTTATGGCAGCTTTCTATTCAGTTTTAATTAGTTAAGTGTTATGTAGGCCTGGAAATGGCTAGGCTACTGGAACTGCACAAGTCCATGGACTCACTTGTTCAAGTTCACCTTGTGATGAATCACTTTTTAATTTGACAAATGCAAGCATTAAGGGCTTATTTTCCACTTGGGCACCATGGGATCACCACTGTCccccacaaacaaaaaaggctGACCCAGTATTGAACAGTCTCAGCTAAGTGCTGGCAAGTCAGCTGCATCATTTGATTTCAGTGCTTGAACAACCTACTGAAGCAGTGGAAATCCTACTGGATCAGTCATACATGTACCATGAACTAGGGAACCAGAGCTGAGCAATTGGAATTTCCAAGACCCTTTTATTTGAGTGACAAATAAAAGAAACTGCCTAAAAAGCACCATGTTTTGTACCTgagtaaaaaataattaaaaggaaattacaTCCAAAGTCTATTTAATAATATTCAGGCAATACTGACATAGTATACCTTCTACAACTTAGCAAAGTTGATCAACCACAAGCTCATTAACTTAACAACAACAGTAAAATGTCATAAAAACAAGTAACACTTTACcaaatctgcatttttattaTGCATGTCTTCTCCTACTAATGTCCCAAACTTCCTTAATGTACATCAGAGATCTGAAAAAATTTTGCACCACTCTAAGCACATTAAGTGTCTAGCAAGCCTAACACTCCACTGTCATAAGCAGATCACAAAACTATGTAGAACATTTCACTTTTctgtttttgatttttctgggTAATTTTTTGAATTTGTGTTGTAAACTTAAGttagctgtattttttttttaccaagagTTTTAGAATTCATTCTGAGCTTAACGAAGAACTCTGTTGCCCTTAGAAATCAATACCAAAGAAGCCAGAATGAAGTAGTTCTATCCCCCAATGTTCTTCTCAGTTTACTGAGGTGCAGCTTCAGGTAGAAAAGGACTACAGAGGGCTCCTATGAAAATGTGGTTCTCTCACTtaatggtttggattttttttttgtggcctACAGTTTTGCTAGTCAGAAATCAGCTTGTCCCCATGTGGTTTTTTAACTGGTAATTCAGAAACAAAAGATAAATCCTTCTGACACTTCAAACTGAACACAAGCTTAATCAGATACGTGATAGCCACCTGAAAAAAGCAATGTAAGTAAACTTAACTATTTAAGTTATCCAGCTTCAAGCACTTCCAGTCTAATTCATACTTTTGAAGTCATACTCATGTACAATTACCAAGTCTGTTGGCTCATCTTCTTCAACTTCAGCTTCATCGTCCTCATCTTCAACTATAGTATCTTCCACAGCTTCCTCATCTTCTGTAGCATCTTGAGCTGCAACTAATAAACCTGCCAAAACAAAATGCAGATACAAGAAAGTCTTTTAAATGTCTAGTTAATCAACAACAAAATCAATGTTTAAATACAATTCTCAAACTAATGTTTGAGGAACTTCTTAAAAACCTGTCCAATACAGTGTTTTGAAGCCTCAGTTGTAAAATCCTCCCATTCAAATGATGTCTGTGTTGATCTTTCAGCCTTATTCCTTCACTAAAAACTTTCACTTACACATTTATCAACCCCTAAGTTCAAAACCAAAAGTTTACATATGGATAACAAAAAAGTTCAACATTCACACAGCAATGCCTAAATTTGCCGAAGGCAACCAATTTACCTTAAAAGCTATTGTTCAACTTTTGAACACGCTAACctaacaaaataatttaattttgcaattacaaaagtgaaaataagGCATTCCTGTTGCCAGGAAATTAATTTAGTAAGTACTGTTTCTTCTAAGACTAGCAAATCTAACAAGTTACTAGCACAGTGATAACACAACAATTAAACACTTTGAAAGGTACCTAAAAAGTTACCTTTACTTTTGTACTTATTTTCATCCAAGTTTTGAAACCTAAAGAATGTCTTTTTTACTACAATCTCATCAACATCATGTACAGCCACACATTCAACAGAACCACAACACCAGTCAGAAAAGAAATGTTACCAAGAGCAAGGCTCCAAGGCAAGCGCAATCTGAGAGTCCATTGCCTCTTTGCTTTCGTGGAGCCCAGCCTCATACATTCAAACACTGGGCAAATATGATTAATAAAAATACTGGCCATGGGACAAAGTTCTGTCTGTTTGCAGTTCAGAGCACATGCAAGCAAGGCTGAGATTTAAAACACATGCACAAAAAgacaggtttggtttttttttttttaacaaacgTAACATTTTCTGAATATGAAAGAGTATAAATGAATGGATAACTCATTTACATAGGTCTGAAAAAAGACCTAGCTGCTATAAATACAaaacttaaaagaaatattttaaaagtttcatgGGAAGCAGGAATCCTTGAGCAGGACAAGGTATCCAAGGACTTAAGAATTGCCACTCAGTGCTAGAAAGAGTAAACTCAACCTCTCTTCTCAAGTGTCTTCAGAAGGCGCACTCAATGACTTTTGCTCGACCATGTGCAATACTTAACCCAAGCGTTAAGTACCGTGATTTTATTTGATGTTTTAAACTtgtgtgtaaaaaaaaataatttctacagAAATTCTTACAAATAAATGTGGAGGGTTAAAAATGAACAGCATACAGGTAGGCTGTAGGCACCCTTTGCCATCTGCTGCCCAGCACATCCTCAGACGCCTTACGGTCTTCTCGATGGATGTCAGAGGGGCTGATGATGTGGCAATAGCAGGAGAGCTCTGGGAAAGGACTCGTACACTACGTGTGCTGCAGCCCACTGTAGGAACTGGGCGAGAAGCCTTCCCACCTCTCCTGCCTTCCCAAACTTAGTAGTAGGGAGGCAATTTCCAGATCGTGAATCAGATAACGCCACAGCGTAAACAGAGATTAGCGCTCCTCGGTGTCGCCAAGGACACTCGGGGGGTGGCGGCAGACGAGGTGGGAAGGCAGGGTGGCAGCCAGCGCATCTGTTAGGGAATGTGGGACCCATCGCCAGCGAGCGGGGAGAAGCACAAACCCGCTGCCGCCACCGCAGGAGGGGCTCTCCGGTTCTCCCGGGCCGCCGCCACGGCCGGGCCTGAGGCCGGTGCCCGCAGGGCCCTGCCCGGCACCGCGGGTCGCTGCGCCGGGAGGGGCCGGAGCGCGGCCCTGCAGCCGCCAGGCGCCCTcggacggggccggggccccGCAGGCACCGCGCCGGGCGCGGGAGCCCCGGCCGCCACGTGCGCGGGCGGCCGGGGCGATGAATgagcggagccgccgccgcctctCGGCGGAGCTTCCGCAGGCCCGGCCGGAGcggctccccctccccgcggCTCCTCGGAGATcccccccacacacccacacccacccaccagccagccccgctccccggcaGTGACGGCCGCCCGGCCGCCCTCACCTGGGCCGCCGCGGGCACCCTCGAGCAGCAGCGCGGCGGGGAAGACGAGCAGggcgagcagcagcagctgcgaCAGGCGGCTCATGGCGATGGTGAGGATGGCGGCGGTGGTCGCGGCGACCTGACCCCTCCCGCGCACCCTGTCCCGGCGCTGGCTGCCGCGGCGGGATGTCTAAATGGCGGCGGGCGCTGgggctgaagcagcagctggagccgCCTCCCCCCGCCGCTCCATccggggccgcgcccgccccgctccgcctcCGCGGACGTGGCTCGGCCGGGCAGGAGGCGCGGCGGCCACGTGagcgcccggcgggggcggcgctTCCTGCGCTCCCGGAGCTGCTGGCGCTCCCGGCGCTCCGGGCGCAGAGTCCCGATCGCGGGGAAGTGCCGGCGGCACCGAGCCTCCCGGGCCGGGAGCCTGTGGACAGCGCTCCGGGCGCGGCGGGCGGTCCTTGCCCTGCGCAGCGCCAGGAGTTGGACCTCGACTATCCTCGTGGCGTTGCAAAATATGGAATTTGAGGATGTAATCTGTCAAACAGCAGCTAACCAGCAAGCTCTGTGTGATGTCCAGGTGTTAGAAAGACAAATTACTTGTCGATAGAAGTGCCTTGTTGAGGTTTAGGCCTTGACATGCTACAGTGATCTCAGACCTAGGCAGAGCCGGGGAAGAAGGATGTAGCAACAATAGTGGACACAAAGAATTCAGAATTTGCAGGCCGCAAGGACATTCGGCAGAACTTCCAAGATAAGGATGAAACTTAATAAACCCAGTAACTATGCTGAATTACCTCTGAGTGGATAAAAGGCAATTCCAGCAGGTGAAGATCACGGCCACAAACTCACGTACCACtgaccccagagaccccctgacTCCTAAGCAGAGAAAGATTGAGCATGTGGATTGATTAGCATGAGAAGCGAGAGACTCATTAACCAATAAAAGATAGAATATGACTTAATAAGAGAAATATGTAACTTGTAGATAATGAACCTTAATccctttgtttgctaaaatgtataaatagtgAAACATTTGGATAGTTGGTGTGCTTGATTTGTGGAATACCACTGAGCACACAGGCTGGTGcaactctgaaaaaaattatcaatGTCTCTCTCAAGTGTGTAATTACTGGCTTATTGCACACCAGATAACGAGCCCAATTTTTTCTGGATAACagtggatcccttccaactcagaatattctgcgATTCTGTGGGAACTAGGCTAACATACCTCCGGAAAGACCAAGGATAAAGCATAGTACTGAAACAAAGGTGCTATCAAAATCCCGTAATTTCATGTTGCTCTAAAATAGCTGGTTTTGAGTCATATATTTGATGGTTCAATTGAAAGTTTCCCAAAGCATGATAGGCAACTGATACATTGCCTTTATCTCAGTAGACCTTTTGTTAAATGTGATACAAGGGATATTAAAATGGAGAGCTTTCCCAAGCCCTACAATCAAAGCattcagtgaaaataaaaatgccaaGGCCCAAACCAGCCTCTatgctttctcttttctcccacAGTTTATTCAGTAATTTGCATTCAGGGTAAAATGAAACAAGAGAAATGTTAAGATACATTCTATATTTTGAGGTAACTTTAATTTGTCATTTGGGCATATGCAGCTTGCTGTCATGACAATGGTAAATGTAGTGTTGAGGCTTTCATTTTTCAATTTCACTCATTTGATTTTGAACCTGTAGATTTCACTAAAAAATTATCAGAAGTAACCATTCTAGCTCAGCTTAATCTTATTTTACATGCTGAAAATGTTACTGAAATGCTGTTAAGTATTGACTGAAAGTGGCATGTAAATATGAACGCTGGAAAACATTCATTGCTACTGGTAAAAGTATTTCTAGTCAGATAATATCCATCCAGTAGTATAATATTGCTTTCTCTGTAAAGGTCTTTCACCAGGTGTTGATGTCTTTATCCTAGTcgtggtttggttgttttggaggagttttttttttgggagaagAGCAGCTAATTATTCTTCTTCAGGAAAGTAAAAGAATACTGGCATGCTGTAGGAGGTTTCCTATACAGTGCTGCCGGATCTGAAGCACTTTGTGTCTTCTACACAGTAACTATGTACTTTAAGTGCTGCTTTTCCATCTGAGTTAACTGTTCTTATGTTAGAATTTAATTAACCTGTATGGTGCTCTTACTGGGTTTGTATGTTGTGGGGGCACAGAAAGGTGTTAATTAAAAgtgtatttgaaaataattgtgGTGCCTTGACTGGCTTCAGAAACACACCAAGCCAAGACTGACTCTAGTGTTGCAGCTGTACCTACAAGCCAATTAGGCTGCATTCTCTTGTGCTAAGTATTCTACCCATATTCAACAAGTTataatttgaaagaaaagaaaagtctctatgaaaatctgaaatcagctgcagagtttttttttttttttctttttgcatggACTGCGTTGATTCACACGCATAATAAACTAGGTGTTGACAATGTTTGCCACTATTGTGACATTGAGCTTTGACATCTGTTACACTGGATGCTAATTCTGAGAAGACTGGTGTTCACTCAGAGTTCATGTTGCCCCTGGGAATGTGATTGCAGTCACGTACAAGAATTGTATCTTTGCATTTAAAAGAGGATTTTCAATTAGAAATTACACATAAAACTGTTACAAGGAAATATGCCTTCAGTTTCATAATGTGTGTTACAGAAAGGGTGAGCATTCCAAGTCTGTGATCTACAAGTAATATTTACCTTACATTTACATTTTGAACTTCTTAAATGAATCTCCCAGATGTGTTGTTTCCTCTTTGACGATATCAGCAAAAGGCAATTATCTGTTTATGTAGAGACTTATTATTTTTGCTTATCAATACTTGCTTTTGGCATGGCCAAGGGTTCAGTAATCAGCTGGACTACCTCTTCATTATTTACTCAGCGCCTTCTATGAGAGATGAATTCAGTAAAGCACTTTTAGGAGCAGTGTCACACATACAGTCCTAATCTGTTTTCTGCTTCCTATTTCTCACTTGTGGATGGCATACCAAGATGTGTCATGAAACAGGCTGAAATATGATCTGACTAGGATAGACAGCTTGCTTGTATTGTAGAAGGAAATTTTGTTGGGACAATCAGGAGGATCACTTGCTCCCTGAGTTTTCCCAGAATTTTACATGTTAGCAAAATGTTCAGagggcttttttattttctcgTTTATTTTCTGTGGACATTGTTGTAGGTGTTAATATCTTGCAGTTGCTACCATGTGCCAAGAACTGCATCCTTCTCAGTTCTTTTCAGGTTCAAGTCAATGCAATAGTTTTGTTAAGTAACCCCCCATTCGAGTGCACCCCAAAAAGGTAACTTGTTATTTTtgcttgctatttttttctgaaacttttCTGGGGCTCACAGATAAggtcaaattttttttctttcagaaactgTCAAAAGCTCTAAAATTTTCTTATAATAGTTGGTGATTTTGTACCCTTCCATATTTTGTCATGCCTGCTGAAATTAGAAGATATAATAAtactttttcagaaaaaaaaaggtaccaAGATTTATCTCTTCATTACTTTCTGTAGTTCAGAGAAATAATTATATGTATATTGAATtctcaggggttttttttcccttaatttttATAGTACTTTTCAAAATTACAAACAGTTATTGTATGTGGTAGTTATTAATAATTCCAATGAGAATCTCCCACTTAGACCTGTCAAGCTGACATTATTCTTTCTCACCACTGATTATAACTGTGGGGAATCAACTTGAAACTGATGCAAGCAGAAAGGGGTCATACAGCAAcccccatctctggaagtccTGTCAGCTGCTTCTGGCTGGGTGGTAGTACAGGAGACAAACCAGTGTTCACAGGAGCTCTTAATGAGATCTGCTAAATTTTTGCCTGAATTGTGGTGGTTTTTTGAACGTTGGTACTTTCCTGAGTTTTTTGCTGGAAGGAATTTTAGCTACCCTATTGCAGAAAATTGTCTCAACCACACACAGATTCTTTATTTTatctaagaaaaaataaaaaaggagaaggaTACCTCTCTGGAGATCTCTCTTACAAAAATACATGGGAAATTGTGTTCCACAAACTTGCCTAAATAATTAGATGGTTTttttgagaaatgaaaaaaaaaatcaaatgaaaactCTAATAGTGTAGATACATTTGTAACTGCTAACCATGATTACTTAATCAGATTTATGGATTCCATATGCTCCATATGATGGTAACAGGAAAGGAACTTCAGAGCTCCCTTTGGCCTTCAAGATTGCCCAGCTTAAGATTCTGTGCAATACTTGGGTTGGGGTGATGGTTTTGCAATATATATATCTTAAAGCATACAGAGTCTTTTTAGCCACCAGATTTTTTATCTTCCCTCTGCATGAAGAGTAGAAACAAAGTTGTTGACATGAAAAGataaaaagctatttttattcTACACTGCAAGTTAATTATTGCTACTAATTCAATGATAGGTTGGCTATTTGGTGGATTCATGTCATTGTGCATGTGGATTTCATAAGTCCAGTCTTTCTCACCCAGGGAGTGAACTCCATGTACTACAGCAGTATTTGTTAGCAGCACTGAGTATATCCAAACAACCTCCAATCTCTTGGTATTATCATTGTGAGTACTGTCACAAATTGTGAAAgcaaaattctattttaaacCTAAAGTACAATAGGGAAATAAAATATAGCCAGTAAGAGAACATGCAAATGTAATTGCATATGGAGTAATCAATAAGTAAGAAAGCCACCTATGGCTAAGATAGAGTTGTCAatggtaaaggaaaaaaatactgaaaagtaATTTCTAGATGTCATAGGAAATGAACAAAGCAGATCTGTGAGTGAGTGTCTTCTACATCTCTAACATCTCTAATCATTATTGGACTGCATCTAGGATATTGTGTCCAGTTTTTAATGTTTCCTTACCCATGCAAGACACAGACAAAACTATCTGCAAGCTTCTGCAAAGTTGAAGAAAGAGAGACAGTAAAAAATTATGCAACATTTACATTCTAATACTTTcaatccttttccccttgaagaagttaaaaaaaaaagttcattatCTTAACTTTTTATTCCCTTGTTTACTTGAAATAATAAATTGCAAATTGTTTCATCAGTGCTTGAAATTAGATTATTGCATAAATATCTGTGCAATACAGAATTCCACACTTGGACTCAAATCCAGTAAAGGACTTCAGAAGCACTGTCTTACCTTTAAAGTTCTGAAAGTAGCTTTTTGGACAGAACCCTCAGCTGGAATCTGTGGAAGTTTGTCCCTAGAAGGGAAGGGGAACTGCTGCACCTGGCAACTGGGAACTGCTGCACATGGCAACTAGGATTGTGCATTATAGATATTTTCGGTGCTTACAGTATCAGAATTATGCTGTAGCTGTCTGTGGTTCTCTGACTATCATATCTCTTTCCATTGGTTTCAAGCTGCAGCATGTGGTTTTTCCTTGGTCTTTCACCCTCTCTTGCTGCAGCTTTTGGCTCTCCCTTCTCacaaatctgttttattttcttcatctcAGCTTGATCATTTTCAAGTTCTGCTTGCAGGATTTTAAGCCAAGGAGCCAGCTTGTTATATTTAGATAGTAGCTGTTGACTTTCTGCCAACTTGTCATCCCTTTCTCCCTGGAATTTTGTTTGCAAGGACAGGAGCCATTTCTATGTGtatcctccttttcctcccttaCGCTGCAGGATGCTGACCAAGGAGTTAGGCAAGGGCTAAGGGTTACTATCTGTGGATACACTGTGTGCATTCCATGTTATCATCGCAGATGGAGATTTGTGCAGCTGACACTGAGAAAGGCTGAGCTGGCCGAAGGAGGAGGCCTGTGGAGATAGGAAGGTCCTGTTCCTGCTCTGAGGAGCGAAACAAAGTTGTATCACTGCATCTTCGAAGGACACAAGGGTCAAAAAGTAACTTTTTTCGAATTAAGTGTGGTTTAAAGATTAAAGCACGCATCCCTGCATGTGCTAACAAGCTTTATGAAGAACATCCTACTATATATATGACTATCACCCATCTCTCCACCCAAATCATGCTGTACATAAAGAAGGAAAAGTACAATAAGATTGGGCTGTGTATAAGGAGGAGCTGTAAGGAGCTCCCTATTCTATGAGTGGAGAGAATCCCTTTACTGGGATCACCTTTATCCCTTCATTTAATTTCCCTGTTTTCATTCTTCCTTGGCAGCAAGGAATATCCCCAAATGTTGGAGCAAAGAGTTC
This sequence is a window from Anomalospiza imberbis isolate Cuckoo-Finch-1a 21T00152 chromosome 1, ASM3175350v1, whole genome shotgun sequence. Protein-coding genes within it:
- the SSR1 gene encoding translocon-associated protein subunit alpha isoform X1, whose amino-acid sequence is MSRLSQLLLLALLVFPAALLLEGARGGPGLLVAAQDATEDEEAVEDTIVEDEDDEAEVEEDEPTDLTEEKEEEDLSGEPKASPSADTTILFVKGEDFPANNIVKFLVGFTNKGTEDFIVDSLDASFRYPQDYQFYIQNFTALSLNTVVPPQRQATFEYSFIPAEPMGGRPFGLVINLNYRDASGNVFQDAVFNQTVTIIEKEDGLDGETIFMYMFLAGLGLLVIVGLHQLLESRKRKRPVQKVEMGTSNQNDVDMSWIPQETLNQINKASPRRLPYKRAQKRPVGSDE
- the SSR1 gene encoding translocon-associated protein subunit alpha isoform X2: MSRLSQLLLLALLVFPAALLLEGARGGPGLLVAAQDATEDEEAVEDTIVEDEDDEAEVEEDEPTDLTEEKEEEDLSGEPKASPSADTTILFVKGEDFPANNIVKFLVGFTNKGTEDFIVDSLDASFRYPQDYQFYIQNFTALSLNTVVPPQRQATFEYSFIPAEPMGGRPFGLVINLNYRDASGNVFQDAVFNQTVTIIEKEDGLDGETIFMYMFLAGLGLLVIVGLHQLLESRKRKRPVQKVEMGTSNQNDVDMSWIPQETLNQIMQSRRGEADSL